The following proteins are co-located in the Gossypium hirsutum isolate 1008001.06 chromosome A02, Gossypium_hirsutum_v2.1, whole genome shotgun sequence genome:
- the LOC107952258 gene encoding heavy metal-associated isoprenylated plant protein 30, with amino-acid sequence MPKGQSLSLQTVVLKVRMCCTGCESVVKNAIYKLGGIDSVEVNGEMEKVTVVGYVDRSKVLKQVRRAGKRAEFWPYPDPPLYLTSTDDYFKDTTNEFKESYNYYRHGYNLGHRHGNLPVTHRGDDTVSNMFNDENVNACCLM; translated from the exons ATGCCTAAGGGTCAATCCCTTTCTTTGCAG ACTGTGGTCCTCAAGGTGAGGATGTGCTGCACTGGTTGCGAGAGTGTAGTAAAAAACGCCATTTACAAGCTTGGAG GGATCGATTCGGTAGAGGTGAATGGAGAAATGGAGAAGGTAACAGTTGTTGGGTACGTCGACCGGAGCAAGGTGCTGAAGCAAGTGAGGAGGGCTGGAAAGAGGGCTGAATTCTGGCCCTACCCCGATCCTCCATTGTACCTCACATCTACTGACGATTACTTTAAAGACACAACAAATGAGTTCAAAGAGAGTTACAACTATTACAGGCATGGCTACAACCTTGGACACAGGCATGGCAACCTCCCAGTGACTCATCGTGGAGATGACACGGTCAGCAACATGTTCAACGATGAGAATGTCAATGCTTGTTGTCTCATGTAG